From Saccharomycodes ludwigii strain NBRC 1722 chromosome IV, whole genome shotgun sequence, one genomic window encodes:
- the AFI1 gene encoding Afi1p (similar to Saccharomyces cerevisiae YOR129C | AFI1 | ArF3-Interacting protein) — protein sequence MSSEPLIQYVLTARFDNKYGPMLEHEFPQTVTGLSEKDKARIASIMIPSGSENNIDKPDFSVFLLYKNSKNSTLKIIPSIYSVSSNTPPTNNGNGIYGQNDEPVFFLNAVCSKRDPSNERGSTIKAISIGTKSKFFYVLKPLLFIALIFYLDQKGTEDQWNLLSEFSGLLNTLDLSILKKFHSNIILQKLCKNNIIYSKKIFNDDNKLSLIRYVLNKNQQEHNAVNEVSNANFMNDEIFSHRNDKDFSIPAFDKNGNSIAFISHFIQYNIKPTNTYYLPPEFFKVPMLFDLIRLEENWIQPEKSTVSPMVWYFMDKLLNCLPKLSYNIDRDNTTNRATDALSGTNNYNNYNIKILIYSSFKTKNFISQFVILISNLVSSFNVNNLPYFQKHKFLIIPYLDVSMLDLFDTSTTDKLKFSIIGCSNPLIKEIRHDYSHKLWNVFFDMDTCELEMIDTNGSVVNKLYNSMINNHSFKRNHNITNKKDKNNINNSTVRSNVNNKEYTKRHKLKKMVSLKAYKNTSENSSLLNEPTFTDHTITNANTNVHTTITTDNHNSSIKPNIITKTITNVTSDSGSMFSRDTRHSLETSVSTDSQILPSQMLHLMTKCLETKEVNWLRFVDLLRRIHLKQLLELIETTPISLNNNLQDEYISHYKDFILFPNFFQHIRIRLLENIRFTELKSNLLFKVLKKPSDFENLDTTVLLEQILDSTSTIYKEIYQSDTKTSRLVELLLCYPKNKPLSILTRLFSLKVVENDIEKNLDRPLPPLPVNSSSPQHFPTESVVGIENTPFSKDPVLISTQPVVDKHLNVSNKGYTSKKSLLKRNSVSLSRFFNKPFAFQKDQEELNAPHNLNDFSSPPTIIEENISVSPIEPTSPLPSIFHKCNTAMHNKNINDSNIIRKIKKIVLKIIMSIDAIPFGKLYLDSTMIPKHKLLYKEETEALFNKSIINSPSSIQIGEIVNNYTYDNRDFLIFNNEHTQLLEKSTTAKEHEKFRNTFQHMLITEVQENDDNDDDDEEEEEEEEREYNYNEDGKEQNDLKLGQITIDSNSICTVNTDTYSSGKTKDNIEEVSSVNTQESKRSVLSSGKGKMKLLQAFNEMSDKTKKSNEAIEKSFRKYTKRNN from the coding sequence ATGTCATCCGAGCCCCTAATTCAATATGTATTAACCGCTAggtttgataataaatacgGACCAATGCTAGAACATGAATTTCCTCAAACTGTTACTGGACTATctgaaaaagataaagcAAGAATAGCAAGTATTATGATACCTAGTGGTtctgaaaataatattgataagCCAGATTTcagtgtttttttattatacaagaattcaaaaaatagtaccttgaaaataataccgTCTATATATTCCGTTTCTTCCAATACTCCTCCAACCAATAACGGCAATGGTATTTATGGTCAGAACGATGAACCCGTTTTCTTCCTAAATGCCGTTTGTTCTAAAAGAGATCCAAGCAATGAAAGAGGGTCCACAATCAAAGCCATTTCCATCGGTACCAAATCTAAATTTTTCTATGTTTTAAAACCACTGCTTTTTATtgctttaatattttatctgGATCAGAAAGGAACAGAGGATCAATGGAATTTATTATCTGAATTTTCCGGCTTATTGAATACTTTGGATTTGAgcatattgaaaaaattccATTCAAACATCATATTACAAAAGTTGTGTAAGAATAACATAATCTattcaaagaaaatatttaatgatgataataagtTAAGTTTAATAAGATATGtcttgaataaaaatcagCAAGAACACAACGCAGTTAACGAAGTTTCCAATGCTAATTTTATGAACGATGAAATTTTTAGTCATCGTAATGATAAAGATTTTTCCATTCCAgcttttgataaaaatggtaaCAGTATTGCATTTATTTCACATTTCATTCAATATAACATAAAACCAACTAACACTTATTATTTACCACCtgaatttttcaaagtaCCTATGCtatttgatttaattaGGCTGGAAGAAAATTGGATTCAACCAGAGAAAAGTACAGTGTCCCCAATGGTTTGGTATTTTATGGATAAATTGTTAAATTGTTTACCAAAGTTGAGCTATAATATTGATAGAGACAATACTACTAATAGAGCTACAGATGCTTTAAGTGGAACTAACAATTACAATAACtataacataaaaatattaatatattccagttttaaaaccaaaaactttatcagtcaatttgttattttaatatcaaatttGGTTTCTAGCTTTAATGTAAATAATTTGCCTTATTTCCAAAAACAcaagtttttaattattcCATATCTAGACGTCTCCATGCTGGATTTGTTTGACACTAGTACCACTGATAAACTGAAATTCAGCATTATAGGGTGTTCCAATCCActtataaaagaaataagaCATGATTATTCTCATAAACTATGGAATGTGTTTTTTGATATGGACACCTGTGAACTAGAAATGATAGATACTAATGGTTCTGTGGTTAATAAGCTTTACAATAGCATGATCAATAATCATAGTTTTAAGCGGAATCACAACATTACTAACAAGaaagataaaaacaatattaataatagtactGTACGAAgcaatgttaataataaggaATATACTAAAAGACATAAACTGAAGAAAATGGTATCATTAAAAGCTTACAAGAACACTAGTGAAAATTCATCTTTATTAAATGAACCAACCTTTACCGACCACACTATTACAAATGCTAATACTAATGTCCACACTACTATCACTACCGATAATCATAATAGTAGCATAAAACCTAACATTATAACTAAAACTATCACAAATGTCACTAGTGATTCTGGCTCAATGTTTTCTAGAGATACTAGACATTCCCTTGAGACATCTGTTTCAACTGACAGTCAAATTTTACCAAGTCAAATGCTTCATTTAATGACAAAATGCTTAGAAACAAAAGAAGTGAATTGGCTAAGATTTGTTGATTTATTGAGAAGAATCCACCTAAAACAATTGTTGGAACTTATCGAAACGACTCCAATTTCTTTAAACAACAATTTACAAGATGAATACATCTCCCATTATAAAGACTTTATACTTTTTCCAAACTTTTTCCAGCATATTAGAATCAGATTATTAGAGAACATCAGATTTACCGAATTGAAATCTAATTTACTatttaaagttttgaaGAAGCCAAGCGATTTTGAAAACCTGGATACAACAGTTTTATTAGAGCAAATATTGGATTCAACTAGTACTATCTATAAGGAAATTTATCAGTCAGATACTAAAACAAGCAGACTAGTGGAACTGTTGTTGTGCTAtcctaaaaataaaccattAAGTATTTTAACCAGATTATTTTCCCTAAAAGTTgttgaaaatgatattgaaaaaaatcttgATCGTCCTCTACCCCCATTACCTGTCAACTCTTCATCCCCACAGCATTTCCCCACAGAAAGTGTAGTTGGTATAGAAAATACCCCTTTTAGCAAAGATCCTGTCCTGATATCTACTCAACCGGTTGTTGATAAACATCTCAATGTTAGCAATAAAGGATATACATCTAAAAAATCCTtgttaaaaagaaatagtGTTTCTTTATCTCGATTTTTTAACAAGCCTTTTGCTTTCCAAAAAGACCAAGAAGAACTCAACGCTCCAcataatttaaatgatttttcGTCACCACCGACAATTatagaagaaaatatttcagTTTCTCCAATTGAACCAACATCGCCTTTACCTTCAATTTTCCATAAATGCAATACTGCCATGCACAATAAGAATATTAATGATTCAAACataattagaaaaattaagaagattgttttgaaaatcaTAATGAGTATTGATGCAATCCCATTTGGCAAACTTTATTTAGATTCAACAATGATACCAAAACACAAGTTATTATACAAAGAAGAAACAGAAGCGctatttaataaaagcaTAATCAATTCTCCAAGTTCTATTCAGATTGGTGAAATTGTGAACAACTATACGTATGATAACAGAGactttttgatatttaaCAATGAGCATACACAATTACTGGAAAAAAGTACTACGGCTAAAGAACATGAAAAGTTTAGAAACACTTTCCAGCATATGCTTATAACAGAAGTTCAGGAAAATGATgacaatgatgatgatgatgaggaagaggaagaagaagaggaaagaGAATACAATTACAATGAAGATGGaaaagaacaaaatgaTTTAAAGTTAGGGCAAATTACAATTGATTCTAATAGTATTTGTACTGTTAACACTGATACTTATTCTTCTGGTAAGACCAAGGATAACATCGAAGAAGTTTCCTCAGTTAATACACAAGAGTCTAAACGTTCAGTTTTATCTTCTGGTAAGGGTAAAATGAAGTTGCTACAAGCTTTCAATGAAATGTCtgataaaacaaaaaagagcAACGAGgcaattgaaaaaagctttagaaaatataccaaaagaaataattga
- the ADE2 gene encoding phosphoribosylaminoimidazole carboxylase ADE2 (similar to Saccharomyces cerevisiae YOR128C | ADE2 | ADEnine requiring), translated as MDSRTIGILGGGQLGRMIVEAANRLNIKTVILDAPNSPAKQINATVQHIDGSFAVPADIEKIAKLCDVLTVEIEHVNVPTLKKLAKENPNLKIYPSPETIELIQDKYTQKLHLIKNGISVAQSVDIPEANEQSLCEVGEKLGFPYVLKSRTLAYDGRGNFVVEKKESIPDALEALANRPLYAEKFAPFVKELAVMIVRSIDGTVYSYPTVETIHQDNICHLCYAPARVPDTIQLKAQILAESAIKSFPGCGIFGVEMFYLEDGELLINEIAPRPHNSGHYTIDACVTSQFEAHVRAVLDLPMPNNFTSFSTSNTNAIMLNVLGDQNIKNKELETCKRALETPGASVYLYGKESRPKRKLGHINIIGSSMDECERRLEYILNEKPLPVPNTSTTTKPLVGVIMGSDSDLPVMNAACNILKNFEVPFEVTIVSAHRTPHRMSKYAIQASQRGIKVIIAGAGGAAHLPGMVAAMTPLPVIGVPVKGSSLDGVDSLHSIVQMPRGIPVATVAINNSTNAALLAIRILGCSDNKLFNKMSQFLLKQEEEVLEKAAKLETIGYQEYLDSMK; from the coding sequence atggattcAAGAACAATTGGTATTTTAGGAGGTGGCCAATTAGGTCGTATGATCGTCGAGGCAGCCAATagattaaatattaaaactgTTATTTTAGACGCACCAAACTCCCCAGCTAAACAAATCAATGCAACTGTTCAGCATATTGATGGTTCTTTTGCTGTACCTGCagatatagaaaaaatCGCCAAATTATGCGATGTTTTAACCGTTGAAATCGAACATGTAAACGTTccaacattaaaaaaattggctAAGGAAAAtccaaatttgaaaatttatcCCTCACCAGAAACTATTGAATTAATACAAGATAAGTACACTCAAAAGCTACAtctaattaaaaatggaatCTCAGTCGCCCAAAGTGTAGACATTCCAGAAGCAAATGAACAAAGTTTGTGTGAAGTTGGGGAAAAATTGGGTTTCCCATATGTATTAAAATCTAGAACCCTAGCTTATGATGGCAGAGGTAactttgttgttgaaaaaaaggaaagtaTCCCAGACGCTTTAGAAGCTCTAGCTAATAGACCATTATATGCCGAAAAGTTTGCTCCATTTGTTAAGGAGTTGGCTGTTATGATTGTTCGTTCAATTGATGGTACAGTGTATTCCTACCCTACTGTAGAAACCATTCACCAAGATAATATTTGCCACTTGTGTTACGCCCCAGCTAGGGTTCCTGATACTATCCAATTGAAAGCTCAAATACTAGCTGAATCAGCCATTAAAAGTTTCCCAGGTTGCGGTATTTTTGGTGTtgaaatgttttatttggaAGATGGTGAATTGCTAATCAATGAAATTGCACCAAGACCACACAATTCAGGACATTATACTATTGATGCTTGTGTTACTTCTCAATTTGAAGCTCATGTTCGTGCCGTCTTGGATTTGCCTATGCCAAATAACTTTACTTCATTTTCTACTTCAAATACTAACGCTATTATGTTAAATGTTTTGGGCGatcaaaatatcaaaaataaggAACTAGAAACCTGTAAACGTGCTTTGGAAACTCCTGGGGCTagtgtatatttatatggGAAAGAATCAAGACCAAAGAGAAAGTTAGGTCATATAAACATTATTGGTAGTTCTATGGACGAATGTGAACGTCGTCTAGAATACATTTTGAATGAAAAACCTTTGCCTGTACCAAACACTAGTACAACGACAAAACCATTAGTTGGTGTCATTATGGGTTCCGATTCAGATTTACCAGTGATGAATGCAGcttgtaatattttaaaaaattttgaggTTCCATTTGAAGTTACCATTGTTTCAGCTCATAGAACACCTCATAGAATGAGCAAGTATGCCATCCAAGCTTCCCAACGTGGcataaaagtaataattgCCGGTGCTGGAGGTGCTGCTCACCTACCTGGTATGGTTGCTGCTATGACCCCTTTACCTGTTATTGGTGTTCCAGTTAAAGGTTCTTCGTTGGATGGTGTTGATTCTTTGCATTCTATAGTGCAAATGCCAAGAGGTATTCCAGTTGCCACAGTTGctataaataatagtacTAATGCTGCTTTATTGGCTATTAGAATTTTAGGCTGTtctgataataaattgttCAACAAAATGAGCCAGTTTTTGTTAAAACAGGAGGAAGAAGTCTTAGAGAAAGCCGCCAAGTTAGAAACTATTGGTTATCAAGAATATCTAGATTctatgaaataa
- a CDS encoding Zn(II)2Cys6 transcription factor domain-containing protein (similar to Saccharomyces cerevisiae YKL038W | RGT1 | Restores Glucose Transport (paralog of YBR033W | EDS1)) produces MNVYGNNENNHRALAKTDIASITATVSPPLQIPDNPKHMSTDEKRKVAKRACLNCRQRKIKCDGEAKTLMQNGSNVNKNQPLVVCSNCLMTGEVCEYVPSKRGGRRPRTKKLDKTNNDDSAKNTTLPKKKRKYDTDTQNSIKTYNQHEFNQAPNNNISASTGNCFSNNVNTGLNYEYNNNSGNANYTSISKCGPSYDANYNNSISSNIYSDSSYVKEKYSNIVSNNNTAAPFSLSSSFATASSENSANLNILKMPVTEAKTTYSADLGGKNEYAMNASSNISINNNNNNNNNNNNNNNNIASVNTNNNSTSLYSTIPSVYNNSLPQLSPSQPHNGMSPRYDNTIPHLSFGPSDNHFHHCRPHHDCHFGPPHHHRHGPHGPHGPHGPHGPHGPRGFHGPRGFHGPHGPHGPHGHHGHHGPRGFHGPHGFHGPHGPHGFHGPHGPHGPRGPHGFHGFHGPYGPHGPHGPHGLPGPPGLPGPHFGPPSHYDYDPNLGTPPPYTLHGSSDFNTNNFDSHPNSSSPQFGNDSWYGARFNRPTSQQLEIGSIVTQGSDGNAANLRDNSYDYRSQSNQQEQETKITCEQTEKQPQQQPQQQPQRQPQQQLNSLSNGTYLLSKDFYDHNTPYKQPAISHESDKPFLHPMKVDDKNKSFNKVNNNRPCFIDILDNNEHKTDIENSNIKVRNKESFDSFNNLDNLNNPNSNMTSVNTTTFNGASEDVVVLDAKNKGKVNNYDVSFVNVTNENEVNLNNTSKTVTLTSAQRSTCDSVENKNSKTKENKELQKTPTDIEVENKNHTTISLNRSNTSSINTNLDEKNKLPNNTVDKTREATTISSNTTTGTIENHKKATNSNFKQSSRRVFSVKELCSRRDNINVTEENSYKIFSSKVKLPTFPLDLGTCSDSNGGKRLDTNISKKYDKDVTSTVDFYTGNKKILNMNDVLSLYRISDEILEYYHLPKWEHLVKTIDLYYKYIHSYIRILPPKKLFFEYLNLKKHASLLHAFILITYPFAFKEASAQHTGMVFKTDHFEISIGYCEEFWENLDTQTAIQTLILFYYSLDFHLSLTVGANQFPINLQLKKPLLLSLSGKLEKLVKVSSLAKTLQSDLFGDVLKIATKEMIQNNQENLRLLWRAKSISTVLAVKFKIFDPDLLKETLDFSDNYIPAGMPAPFSDDAFESQLFLNSLDTVDPTTFYSPVSFNELFAIEDDDDPRIAKFFKDSYKFTPACYIILFIKIGSMKIKKKKIDNLLYNVVLLCNATLIKETSEFILIDASSFSAKIWSLICNTLTFSRNIPTLPSNTGLTLRLFEFLNIVETIWIIQLGETFSGKKLLLSPIIEDNNIENEPFCWKQYPCVIFDLLALIMRELRTAFIELTRKYKLVYDSEENTITFVVRSEERQNHSNIDSVVVDMNKVTIDQFLHYSREQSSWHYLEEYFNENVIQEYDATAVQLINERDQYLL; encoded by the coding sequence atgaaTGTTTatggtaataatgaaaataaccATAGGGCGTTAGCAAAAACAGATATAGCATCCATAACTGCTACCGTTAGTCCGCCTCTACAAATACCTGATAACCCTAAGCATATGTCTACAGATGAAAAGCGCAAAGTAGCTAAAAGAGCGTGTTTGAATTGCagacaaagaaaaattaaatgtgATGGCGAAGCAAAAACTTTAATGCAAAATGGGAGCAATgtcaataaaaatcaacCACTCGTAGTTTGTTCCAATTGTTTGATGACCGGTGAGGTGTGTGAATATGTCCCCAGTAAAAGAGGTGGTAGGAGGCCAAGGACAAAGAAACTTGATAAGACGAATAACGATGATAGTGCGAAAAATACCACTTTAccgaaaaaaaagagaaaatatGATACTGATACtcaaaattcaataaaaacatataatcAGCATGAATTTAATCAGGCTccgaataataatatatctgCTTCTACAGGTAATTGTTTTTCCAATAACGTTAATACTGGTTTAaattatgaatataataataatagtgggAATGCTAATTATACTTCAATCTCAAAATGTGGTCCTTCCTATGATGCTAACTATAATAACAGTATTTCTAGTAATATTTACAGCGATAGCAGTTAtgtcaaagaaaaatacaGTAATATTgtcagtaataataataccgCTGCTCCTTTCTCTCTATCTTCTTCATTTGCTACTGCTAGTAGTGAGAACTCTGcgaatttaaatattctaaAAATGCCTGTAACGGAAGCAAAAACAACTTATTCTGCTGATTTAGGGGGGAAAAACGAATATGCTATGAATGCTTCCAGtaatatttctattaataacaataataataataataataataataataataataataataatatcgcTTCTGTtaacactaataataacagtactAGCCTTTATAGTACAATACCCTCAGTATATAATAACAGTTTACCGCAATTATCGCCTTCACAACCTCATAACGGCATGTCACCACGTTATGATAATACTATTCCGCATTTGTCGTTTGGCCCATCAGATAATCACTTTCATCATTGTCGACCTCATCATGATTGTCATTTTGGCCCACCACATCACCATCGTCATGGTCCTCATGGTCCTCATGGTCCGCATGGTCCTCATGGTCCGCATGGTCCTCGTGGTTTTCATGGTCCTCGTGGTTTTCATGGTCCGCATGGTCCTCATGGTCCTCATGGTCATCATGGTCATCATGGTCCTCGTGGTTTTCATGGTCCTCATGGTTTTCATGGTCCGCATGGTCCTCATGGTTTTCATGGTCCGCATGGTCCTCATGGTCCTCGTGGTCCTCATGGTTTTCATGGTTTTCATGGTCCTTATGGTCCTCATGGTCCTCATGGTCCTCATGGTCTTCCTGGCCCCCCTGGTCTTCCTGGCCCTCATTTTGGTCCACCATCACATTATGATTACGATCCTAATCTCGGAACTCCGCCACCCTACACTCTTCATGGATCTTCTGAttttaataccaataatttTGATTCTCATCCCAACTCTTCATCACCACAATTCGGTAACGACTCATGGTATGGTGCCAGATTTAATAGACCAACATCACAGCAACTTGAAATAGGATCTATAGTTACTCAGGGTTCTGATGGTAATGCAGCCAATTTAAGGGATAACAGTTACGATTATAGAAGCCAATCTAATCAACAAGAACAGGAGACGAAAATTACGTGTGAACAGACCGAAAAACAACCACAGCAACAACCACAGCAACAACCACAGCGACAACCACAGCAACAATTAAATTCATTATCTAATGGCACATATTTACTCTCAAAAGACTTTTACGATCATAATACACCTTATAAACAACCAGCTATCTCTCATGAAAGTGACAAACCTTTTTTACATCCAATGAAAgttgatgataaaaataaaagttttaacaaagttaacaataatagacCTTGTTTTATAGATATTttggataataatgaaCATAAAACCGATATCGAAAACAGTAATATTAAAGTTAGAAACAAAGAATCCTTTGATTCGTTTAATAACCTTGATAATTTGAACAATCCTAATTCTAATATGACAAGTGTTAATACCACTACGTTTAATGGTGCTTCTGAAGATGTTGTTGTGCTAGatgctaaaaataaaggcaaagttaataattatgatgTTAGTTTTGTCAATGTTACAAATGAAAACGAAGTTAACCTAAATAATACTAGCAAAACTGTAACATTAACTTCTGCGCAAAGATCAACATGTGATTctgttgaaaataaaaattcaaaaacaaaagaaaacaaagagTTACAGAAAACTCCTACAGATATAGAggttgaaaataaaaaccatACTACCATTTCTCTTAATAGGAGTAATACTTCAAGTATAAATACTAATTTGGatgagaaaaataaattaccCAATAATACCGTTGATAAAACTAGGGAAGCAACGACCATTTCCTCTAACACTACTACTGGCACTATTGAGAACCACAAAAAAGCTACCAATTCGAATTTTAAACAATCTTCTAGGAGAGTTTTTTCAGTTAAAGAACTCTGTTCTCGAAGGGACAACATCAATGTCACTGAAGAAAATAgttacaaaatatttagtTCAAAGGTTAAACTACCAACTTTCCCGTTGGATTTGGGCACTTGTTCAGACTCAAATGGCGGTAAAAGATTGGATACAAACATatctaaaaaatatgataagGATGTAACTTCAACTGTGGATTTCTATActggtaataaaaaaatactaaataTGAATGATGTTTTAAGTTTGTACAGAATTTCTGATGAAATTTTggaatattatcatttgcCGAAGTGGGAGCACCTAGTGAAAACTATTGATttgtattataaatatatacattcaTATATCAGGATTTTGCCACctaaaaagttattttttgagTACTTAAACTTGAAAAAACATGCCTCATTATTACATGCATTCATATTAATAACTTATCCATTTGCATTCAAAGAGGCCAGCGCACAACATACTGGTATGGTATTCAAAACTGATCATTTTGAGATTTCTATTGGTTACTGCGAAGAATTTTGGGAAAATTTAGATACACAAACTGCTATTCAAACTctaatattgttttattattcattgGATTTTCATTTATCCTTGACTGTCGGTGCCAATCAATTTCCAATAAATCTGCAGTTAAAGAAACCTCTTTTGTTGTCTCTATCTGggaaattagaaaaattagTCAAAGTAAGTTCTCTAGCCAAGACTTTGCAATCTGACTTGTTTGGGGACGTTTTGAAAATTGCTACGAAAGAAATGATTCAGAACAATCAGGAAAACTTGAGATTATTATGGAGAGCCAAATCTATTAGTACTGTTCTAGCAGtgaaattcaaaatatttgatcCAGACCTTCTAAAGGAAACATTAGATTTTTCTGATAATTATATTCCAGCTGGAATGCCAGCTCCATTTAGTGACGATGCGTTTGAAAgtcaactttttttaaattctttgGATACTGTAGATCCAACAACATTCTATTCACCCGTTAGCTTTAATGAATTATTTGCCattgaagatgatgatgatccCAGAAttgcaaaattttttaaggATTCATATAAATTTACCCCAGCATGCTAtattatactttttattaaaattggttcaatgaaaataaaaaaaaaaaagattgatAATTTATTGTACAATGTTGTGCTTTTGTGTAATGCTACTTTAATCAAAGAAACTTcagaatttattttgattgaTGCATCCAGTTTTTCTGCTAAAATTTGGTCTTTAATATGTAATACACTTACTTTTTCTAGGAATATCCCTACGCTACCATCAAATACTGGATTAACTTTGAGACTTTTTGAATTCCTAAATATTGTTGAAACAATTTGGATTATTCAATTGGGCGAGACTTTTTCCGgtaaaaaacttttattaagTCCAATTATTGAGGATaacaatattgaaaatgagCCATTTTGCTGGAAACAATACCCGtgtgttatttttgatcTATTAGCGTTGATTATGCGTGAATTACGAACTGCATTTATTGAATTAACAAGAAAGTACAAGTTAGTTTATGACTCAGAGGAGAATACCATAACTTTTGTAGTCAGAAGTGAGGAACGTCAAAATCATAGTAATATTGACTCTGTTGTGGTTGACATGAATAAAGTAACAATTGATCAATTTTTACATTATAGTAGAGAACAAAGTTCATGGCATTATTTAGAAGAATACTTTAACGAGAATGTGATTCAAGAATATGATGCCACTGCAGttcaattaattaatgaaagggatcaatatttattatga
- the SDH6 gene encoding Sdh6p (similar to Saccharomyces cerevisiae YDR379C-A | SDH6 | mitochondrial protein involved in assembly of succinate dehydrogenase), whose amino-acid sequence MTAPKKLSGLQKQVVSLYRNCIRTAYTKPTENRHHFIDFTRKEFGKYKSLPKKEFGAIEHLLRLGNRRLEMLSQSEIKDIH is encoded by the coding sequence ATGACTGCCCCTAAAAAACTAAGTGGCTTGCAAAAACAAGTAGTTTCATTATATCGTAATTGTATTCGTACCGCATATACTAAGCCTACAGAAAACAGGCATcattttattgattttacaagaaaagagtttggaaaatataaaagtttACCAAAAAAGGAATTTGGTGCCATTGAACATTTGTTAAGGTTGGGTAATAGAAGATTAGAAATGTTATCCCAATCCGAAATTAAAGACATACACTAA